TTATTGCGAGGAGGACGCTTTTCGGTCTCTTCCGGCCCCGGCTTGTGTCGCGACTTTCGATCGTGCGCCAATGGGCATATTGGGCGAGGGGACTGTCGAAATCGGCGGCCGGGCTGAACTCGATGCCATATTTAACGGAACCGGATTCGTGCCGCACATTTGCGCTCCTTACGATCCCATGGGCCCGGACCGTGCCGAATCGCGGAAGCTCAATATCAATTAAAAGAGTGGAGCCGGGGGCGAAGCGGAGAGCCGGGCCCGGCAGAACGAAAGAGGCCCCGTGGGGACTGATATCCTCCGCTTCCATGGCTGCCTTCTCATGGGCCGAGGAGAGGGTCATTTTCACCGGGCCTTCCTGCGCGGGCTCCACGCGCGAAGATTTCCGCCTTTCTACGCGCAGTATCTTTGCGGGCCGGAGGATCGCGATGAGCGTTCCCTCAGGCTCCACGGCCTTTATGGCATATGCCTCTGTTTCAAACGCGTAGATATAGGATTTATAGCTGTAGCTAATTGAAAGCGGCTCTCCATTGGCGAAGACCGCTTTTTCCCCTTCTATAAAAAGAGACAGGCCCTCC
The DNA window shown above is from Syntrophorhabdaceae bacterium and carries:
- a CDS encoding PilZ domain-containing protein, with product MRIHLGEIISHEVRVSLVCRGGYFEYCRLRPDPDREEGLSLFIEGEKAVFANGEPLSISYSYKSYIYAFETEAYAIKAVEPEGTLIAILRPAKILRVERRKSSRVEPAQEGPVKMTLSSAHEKAAMEAEDISPHGASFVLPGPALRFAPGSTLLIDIELPRFGTVRAHGIVRSANVRHESGSVKYGIEFSPAADFDSPLAQYAHWRTIESRDTSRGRKRPKSVLLAIKQSPEGRQAFFCSTSPVGQVADFGAFSEIISADVIDTLEDE